Within the Candidatus Zixiibacteriota bacterium genome, the region AGTGTGGCGGATGTTGTCTATCTTATCAGCTACCTTTTCAGGGGTGGTCCCTCTCCGCATCCTCTGGAGAATGGAGACGTGAATTGCGACGGCAAGGTGACGGTTTCGGATGTGCTCCATCTGGTGAATTATCTCTTCAAAGGCGGACCGCCGCCGTGTTGAGCCCCGATAAATCGGGGAAATGCCCCCGCAGGCGGGACTGAAGACAGTTTGGAGTTTGTGAGTTTGATGTTGGTTCGACGTAGGGGCGAGGTTTCCTCGCCCTTTTTATTTAAGTGGTCTGAGACTTGCGTTAAAATCCATCATGGTCAGACAAGAATGTCTCACTTGCCGTTTCAGAGAAGATAAATTAAGAGTTGGATTGGTTTTTAAATGGCGACCCTGAAAGGGTCGCCCTGTTATTTATTGGATGGGTAACCCCTCTACAGTAAAATATAAAACGTCCGGGATGAACCTGGGCGCTACTGGTTTCTTACGCCACTAAAGTGGCTATTAACAGTCTGAGATTCTTCGGTCGTCCATTTGGACTCCCTCAGAATGACCGCCAGGGTACTCCTTATTCGTACCTCAATGCCTCAATCGGGTCTAAATTGGAGGCTTTTCTGGCAGGATAAAATCCAAAGAATACCCCAACAAACCCTGAAAAGAAGAAAGATAAAGCTATTGCCAGAACTGAAATGAAAATGGGCCAGTGTAAAACCATAGAAATAGCTTTTGAAGTTAAAACTCCTAAGAGTATGCCGACTATCCCTCCGATCAGACTCAAAACTATAGATTCGATCAAAAACTGAGTCAGAATGTCCTTGCCTCTGGCTCCAACTGCCATCCTGATTCCGATCTCCCTGGTCCTCTCAGTTACCGAGACCAGCATGATGTTCATTATTCCTATACCTCCCACTATCAAGGAAATTGAAGCTATCGCGGCCAGGAGAATGGTCATAATGCTGGAGGTGGAAGAGGCTGCGGTGGCGATGTCCGTCTGGCTTCTCACTGTGAAATCATCATCCTGACCCGGTTGGATTTTGTGTCTCTGTCTTAAAAGGTTGGTTATCTGCTGTTCGGCCAGATCCATCTGGGAGCGATCAACGGCTGAGGCGATGATGTAATTAATATAGGTGCCTCCTGCGAGTTTTTTCTGAACGGTGGTCCAGGGGGCTATGATTATGTCGTCCTGGTCCTGGCCAAAGGCATTCTGTCCTTTCTGCGAAAGCACGCCTATTACCCTGAAAGGAAGTTTCTTGATTCTTACTATCTCCCCGACCGGGCCTTCACCTGGGAATAGATTATCCACCACGGTTTGGCCT harbors:
- a CDS encoding ABC transporter permease, which encodes MRYLQILKVAYKALGRNKMRSSLTMLGIIIGVAAVIAMLGIGQGAKRMVNAQIASLGENLLNVFPGSHTAGAVHGGAGTASSLTEDDVIAIKNDCGAIARISPVVRSGAQVVAANLNWGTSIQGYSTDFPYIRSWTLSSGTFFTDQDIKGATKVCVLGQTVVDNLFPGEGPVGEIVRIKKLPFRVIGVLSQKGQNAFGQDQDDIIIAPWTTVQKKLAGGTYINYIIASAVDRSQMDLAEQQITNLLRQRHKIQPGQDDDFTVRSQTDIATAASSTSSIMTILLAAIASISLIVGGIGIMNIMLVSVTERTREIGIRMAVGARGKDILTQFLIESIVLSLIGGIVGILLGVLTSKAISMVLHWPIFISVLAIALSFFFSGFVGVFFGFYPARKASNLDPIEALRYE